CCGTCGTCGCCGAGGTCCAGCGTGACCTGGGCGAGCGGGTCGCGGCGGCCGCGGAGGTGTACGACGATCCCTGGGAGCAGCTGCGCGCCGGCTGCCGGGCCTTTCTGGCGGCCGGCTCCGACCCGGCCGTACGGCGGATCGTGCTGGTCGACGCGCCGACCGTACTGGGGTGGGACAAGTGGCGCGCCATGGACGAGGAGTCCTCGGCCCGGCATCTGACCGAGGCCCTGACGGCCCTGATCGAGGCCGGGATCGTCGCCGAGCAGCCGGTCGAGCCGCTCGCGCGCCTGCTGTCGGGGGCGATGAACGAGGCAGCGCTGTGGCTGGCCCGAAGCGGGACGCCCGAGGCGCTGGAGCTCACGGTGAGCGCCCTGGACGGCCTGCTGGCCGGTATCCGCCGAGAGGACCCTGAGCGTCCGATGTCCTGAGCGTCCGAGGCCCTGAGCGCTCGGGGTACCTGGCAGGTCA
This sequence is a window from Streptomyces sp. HUAS YS2. Protein-coding genes within it:
- a CDS encoding TetR/AcrR family transcriptional regulator, which produces MPDERAAGSRAEQRAATRRALVAEGRRRFAGDGYHGVVLAEVARAVGVTKGAAYHHFESKAGLFEAVVAEVQRDLGERVAAAAEVYDDPWEQLRAGCRAFLAAGSDPAVRRIVLVDAPTVLGWDKWRAMDEESSARHLTEALTALIEAGIVAEQPVEPLARLLSGAMNEAALWLARSGTPEALELTVSALDGLLAGIRREDPERPMS